The Cohnella abietis genome has a segment encoding these proteins:
- a CDS encoding putative phage tail protein, which produces MSISADMIRQLQAFQRKSKVYKALFDADAQQLDSRSIAITDLRLQMSVDTATWALGIYEQELGIPTDELKPVSERRAVIKSKMRGTGKVDAALIKLVADSYTNGDVKVIFDKEIRITFTSTLGIPPNISDLQVAVDEIRPAHLAVIYYFLYYVYAQLKGYTYGQVRASGKTYGQIYNGGM; this is translated from the coding sequence ATGTCCATTAGCGCCGATATGATCCGACAGCTTCAGGCATTCCAACGAAAATCAAAAGTGTACAAAGCGTTATTTGATGCGGATGCGCAGCAACTAGACAGTCGATCCATTGCGATTACTGATCTCAGATTACAGATGTCTGTGGATACAGCAACCTGGGCACTAGGGATTTACGAGCAAGAGTTGGGTATCCCGACGGACGAGCTGAAGCCGGTATCCGAGCGTCGGGCCGTTATCAAATCCAAGATGCGCGGCACCGGAAAGGTAGATGCGGCACTTATCAAGCTAGTTGCGGATAGTTACACCAACGGGGATGTAAAAGTGATTTTTGACAAGGAAATCCGAATCACGTTTACGAGTACTTTGGGGATACCGCCTAACATTAGCGATCTACAGGTAGCTGTCGACGAGATTAGGCCGGCCCACTTAGCTGTGATTTATTATTTTTTATACTACGTATACGCTCAGCTTAAAGGATATACCTACGGACAGGTACGCGCATCCGGCAAAACGTATGGACAAATTTATAACGGAGGGATGTAA